The following coding sequences are from one Mycoplasma mycoides subsp. capri window:
- a CDS encoding BspA family leucine-rich repeat surface protein — MTQMFSGAKSFNQDLSKWNVFTVKNFNYFKSFTLFRFSHKKLPKFNK, encoded by the coding sequence ATGACACAAATGTTTTCTGGAGCAAAGTCATTTAATCAGGATTTATCTAAGTGAAACGTTTTTACGGTTAAAAATTTCAACTATTTCAAATCATTTACTTTATTTAGATTTAGCCATAAAAAGCTTCCAAAATTTAATAAATAA
- a CDS encoding ribonuclease J has protein sequence MSNIDKKDLDILNEENENLINSFDDDGDQLNISIDEKEFKPYVFKQKEVKRQYQKTNIPTKIFALGGLEEVGKNTYCIEYDNELIMIDAGVKFPESTMLGVSAVIPDYSYLAENQKKIKALFITHGHEDHIGGIQYLVQQVKIPVIYAPKLAAMLIRDRLKEYKIEDKTIVKEYDADDVWKTKNFKVSYAALNHSIPDAFGILVQTPNGNIFSTGDYKFDWSPLGHFAELTKLASMGENGVELLMADSTNSEVEGYTQGEKSIISNIDKLFLQAKGRIFLTTFASNVHRIQHIIETAHKYNRKIVILGRSFERIIKIIRQIGHLKISEKEFIKSTDIDKYKPEELMILTTGSQGEPMAALSRIANNKHLSINIIPGDTVVFSSSPIPGNRADVEKLVNKLTRVGAIVIENTSDNKIHTSGHASQEEQKLLFSLIRPKYFMPMHGEYRMLKKHVETGESVNLEKGNGFIMANGDVLELLQGKAKIGKRVEADAVYVDGKDMTGKASNVIREREILSKDGLIAVVISLDSQTNKLISQPRIISRGSFYVKDAGSIISDSIQIITNAVNEVLMSSKPTFAAIKKAIKSSLSPYIFRVKRRNPLIIPVILNKKS, from the coding sequence ATGTCAAATATAGATAAAAAAGATCTAGATATACTTAATGAAGAAAATGAAAATTTAATTAATAGCTTTGATGATGATGGTGACCAATTAAATATTAGTATTGATGAAAAAGAATTTAAACCATATGTATTTAAGCAAAAAGAAGTTAAAAGACAATATCAAAAAACAAATATACCTACTAAAATTTTTGCTTTAGGTGGATTAGAAGAAGTTGGAAAAAACACTTATTGTATTGAGTATGATAATGAATTAATTATGATTGATGCTGGAGTTAAATTTCCTGAATCAACTATGTTAGGAGTAAGTGCTGTTATTCCTGATTATTCTTATTTAGCTGAAAATCAAAAAAAGATTAAAGCTTTATTTATTACTCATGGTCATGAAGATCATATTGGTGGAATTCAATATTTAGTTCAACAAGTAAAAATTCCTGTAATTTATGCTCCAAAATTAGCTGCCATGTTAATTAGAGATAGATTAAAAGAATATAAAATTGAAGATAAAACCATTGTTAAAGAATATGATGCTGATGATGTGTGAAAAACTAAAAACTTTAAAGTTAGTTATGCTGCATTAAATCATTCTATTCCTGATGCGTTTGGAATTTTAGTTCAAACTCCTAATGGTAATATTTTTTCAACAGGAGATTATAAATTTGACTGATCACCACTAGGACATTTTGCTGAACTTACTAAATTAGCCTCAATGGGTGAAAATGGAGTTGAATTATTAATGGCAGATTCAACTAATAGTGAAGTTGAAGGATATACACAAGGTGAAAAAAGTATTATTTCAAATATTGATAAATTGTTTTTACAAGCTAAAGGAAGAATCTTTTTAACAACTTTTGCCTCAAATGTTCATAGAATTCAACACATTATTGAAACTGCTCACAAATATAATAGAAAAATTGTTATTTTAGGTAGATCATTTGAAAGAATTATTAAAATCATTCGTCAAATTGGTCATTTAAAAATTAGTGAAAAAGAATTTATTAAATCAACTGATATTGATAAATATAAACCAGAAGAATTAATGATTTTAACAACAGGTAGTCAAGGTGAACCAATGGCTGCTTTATCTAGAATTGCTAATAATAAACATTTATCAATTAATATTATTCCTGGTGATACAGTTGTATTTTCATCATCACCAATTCCAGGAAATAGAGCTGATGTTGAAAAGTTAGTTAATAAGTTAACTAGAGTTGGGGCTATAGTAATTGAAAATACTTCAGATAATAAAATACATACTTCAGGTCATGCTAGTCAAGAAGAACAAAAATTATTATTTAGTTTAATTAGACCAAAATATTTTATGCCAATGCATGGTGAATATCGTATGTTAAAAAAACATGTTGAAACTGGCGAAAGTGTTAATTTAGAAAAAGGTAATGGTTTTATAATGGCTAATGGTGATGTTTTAGAGCTATTACAAGGTAAAGCTAAAATCGGAAAACGTGTTGAAGCTGATGCAGTTTATGTTGATGGAAAAGATATGACTGGAAAAGCAAGTAATGTTATTAGAGAAAGAGAAATTCTTTCAAAAGATGGATTAATTGCTGTTGTAATTTCATTAGATTCACAAACTAATAAATTAATCTCTCAACCTAGAATTATTTCTCGTGGTAGTTTTTATGTAAAAGATGCAGGATCAATAATTAGTGATTCAATTCAAATTATTACTAATGCAGTTAATGAAGTATTAATGTCATCAAAACCAACTTTTGCAGCTATTAAAAAAGCGATTAAATCTTCTTTAAGCCCATATATTTTTAGAGTAAAAAGAAGAAATCCATTAATTATTCCAGTAATCTTAAATAAAAAATCTTAA
- a CDS encoding BspA family leucine-rich repeat surface protein, producing the protein MKLKKTVWIPLVCAPVLLTAIIVPPVVIYKNKQKVSKPIDNKKPVSDKQPKKPTPQPKKPIDELKPIIDPNITTLNKQLKEASTSLTSTLSNKKYKNLEKLQSEISAHLTNNNNSFNNISFEITNKSILPERARNQTVNLNLKATGLNNKSSSLSTTLNNVSLGILDIDEIISRKKMWVEIEELESFKNNNDPSKVKDDFFYLLKKNNYDNLDESIFNKDSYTYDFSETEVKSVSIDYKTERKGGNDYYYKKTRFTDMEPTESWYKTKMKIKKNQTKDDFVDWNNKAELELTLYAYIPKLYDSNFSWYFKNKVEGNDGAFIVIDKNGEEKRTKKDDLKDPYNDIWTSSYYDYNKWKKQGWKVEECVSWDGLFGTISFPRTIKRVPKYLPKNKWSLNYLFDNATNFNQDISMWNTSNVEDMEDMFRGASSFNQDLSRWNVSKVLGKSSQDIYVSNRNWKKEHWPQFNKNNS; encoded by the coding sequence ATGAAACTTAAAAAAACTGTGTGAATTCCTTTAGTTTGTGCTCCTGTTTTACTAACAGCTATAATAGTTCCACCTGTAGTTATTTATAAAAATAAACAAAAAGTTTCTAAACCAATTGATAATAAAAAACCTGTTTCTGATAAACAACCAAAAAAACCAACCCCACAACCAAAAAAACCAATTGATGAATTAAAACCTATAATTGACCCAAACATAACCACTTTAAATAAGCAATTAAAAGAGGCTTCAACTTCTTTAACATCCACACTTTCTAATAAAAAATATAAGAATTTAGAAAAACTTCAATCTGAAATATCTGCTCATTTAACTAACAATAATAATTCTTTTAATAATATCTCTTTTGAAATAACTAATAAATCTATCTTACCAGAACGTGCTAGAAATCAAACTGTTAATCTTAATTTAAAAGCAACTGGACTTAATAATAAATCTTCATCTTTATCAACAACTTTAAATAATGTTTCTTTAGGTATTTTAGATATTGATGAAATCATTTCAAGAAAAAAGATGTGAGTTGAAATTGAAGAACTTGAAAGTTTTAAAAATAATAATGACCCTAGCAAAGTAAAAGATGACTTTTTCTACTTGTTAAAGAAAAATAATTATGATAACCTTGATGAATCCATTTTTAATAAGGATTCTTATACTTATGATTTTAGTGAAACTGAAGTAAAAAGTGTAAGTATAGACTATAAAACAGAAAGAAAAGGAGGAAATGATTATTACTATAAAAAAACTAGATTTACTGATATGGAACCAACAGAAAGTTGGTACAAAACAAAAATGAAAATCAAAAAAAATCAGACAAAAGATGATTTTGTAGACTGAAATAATAAAGCTGAACTAGAACTTACTTTATATGCATATATTCCCAAACTTTATGATAGCAATTTTAGTTGATATTTTAAGAATAAAGTTGAAGGTAACGATGGTGCATTTATTGTAATTGATAAAAATGGTGAAGAAAAAAGAACAAAAAAAGATGATTTAAAAGACCCATATAATGATATTTGAACTTCCTCTTACTATGATTATAATAAATGAAAAAAACAAGGTTGAAAAGTGGAAGAATGTGTTTCTTGAGATGGATTGTTTGGAACAATTTCTTTCCCAAGAACAATTAAACGTGTACCTAAATATTTACCAAAAAATAAGTGATCTTTAAATTATTTATTTGATAACGCAACTAATTTTAACCAAGATATTTCAATGTGAAATACTTCAAATGTAGAAGATATGGAAGATATGTTTAGAGGAGCTAGTTCATTTAACCAAGATCTTTCTAGGTGAAATGTTTCAAAAGTTCTTGGCAAATCAAGCCAAGATATTTATGTTTCTAACCGCAACTGAAAGAAAGAACACTGACCTCAATTTAATAAAAATAATAGTTAA